The segment acgtaaaaatatacacagaggtaaaaaaatacgtaaaaatatacacagaggtaaaaaaatacgtaaaaatatacacagaggtaaaaaaatacgtaaaaatatacacagaggtaaaaaaatacgtaaaaatatacacagaggtaaaaaaatacgtaaaaatatacacagaggtaaaaaaaaagaaacatagaaaggtaaaaaaacccacataaatatatatacaaaggtaaaaaaaaaagtataaaaatacgTACAGACGTaaagaaaatatacaaaaatatattcaaaggtaaaataatacaaaaataggTATAGAGgtaaaaaaacatataaaagtatattcaaagataaaaagaagtaaataaaaatacatctaaaGGTAAAAAAGTGCATATAAAAGCAcatatcaaataaaaaaaaaatatatataaaagcaggTCCCAAGGTGAAACCCCCGGCCTGTGGGCCCCACAGGTCTCCCCTGTGCCCCCGCCAGGCTGCCGCGCTCGGTGTCCCCTTTCCCAGCCGTTTCCTGGGTCCTTTCCCGTTGGGAATGGCTGGCAAAGCCGCACGTGGGCAGGCTTCCCGCTTTGATTTCTCCGTTTCTCCGTCCCCAGGTACCTTTAAGATCCAGAAAACGCGCCTGCAGCGGGAAGGCTTCGACCCGCAGCAGACCTCCGACCGCCTCTATTTCTTGGATCTGAAGCTGGGGAGATACGTCCCGTTGGACGAGCGCCTTCACCAGCGGATTTCCTCTGGGAAAGTGGCTTTGTGACCTGGCCTGGCTGCGGGGCCCACGCTGGCGACCCTGAGGACCCCCCCCCCGAGCACATTGATGCCCCTTAACCCACCCTTACACCTCTAGAGAGTATTTTTGTAACTGCCACCGGCTCGGNNNNNNNNNNNNNNNNNNNNNNNNNNNNNNNNNNNNNNNNNNNNNNNNNNNNNNNNNNNNNNNNNNNNNNNNNNNNNNNNNNNNNNNNNNNNNNNNNNNNNNNNNNNNNNNNNNNNNNNNNNNNNNNNNNNNNNNNNNNNNNNNNNNNNNNNNNNNNNNNNNNNNNNNNNNNNNNNNNNNNNNNNNNNNNNNNNNNNNNNNNNNNNNNNNNNNNNNNNNNNNNNNNNNNNNNNNNNNNNNNNNNNNNNNNNNNNNNNNNNNNNNNNNNNNNNNNNNNNNNNNNNNNNNNNNNNNNNNNNNNNNNNNNNNNNNNNNNNNNNNNNNNNNNNNNNNNNNNNNNNNNNNNNNNNNNNNNNNNNNNNNNNNNNNNNNNNNNNNNNNNNNNNNNNNNNNNNNNNNNNNNNNNNNNNNNNNNNNNNNNNNNNNNNNNNNNNNNNNNNNNNNNNNNNNNNNNNNNNNNNNNNNNNNNNNNNNNNNNNNNNNNNNNNNNNNNNNNNNNNCTCAGTGACACCTCCCCCCACAACCCCTCCGGGACACCCCTGGGATCCACCCCCCCAATGATACCCCCTCCATTAGGGACCCCCcatgaccccccccccccccagtgccctccccccccgcccaccCAGTGACACCTCCCCCATAACCCCGCCGGGACCCCCCTCAAGAAACCCCCGAcggacaccccccccccatccccataATCCCCCCTCCACCAAATACCCCCCCACCATCATTGGGACCCCCCCCCGAtgcccccccccagggctgtgcccccctcctgcccccccaccccacagcacctcagaccccccaagccccccccaTCCACCTGATGCCCCTCCCCCAAGCCCCCCCTAAATCCACCCTgacccaccccccaccccccgtgtccccccctcCTGGGCTGGACCCCCCCcaattccctcccccccccccttactaACCCCCCccctctgccctcagctgccccccgcccctcccccagctccagtgctgccccccagcccggggggggCCAGGtatggaggggctggggggtactgggagcactgggaggggtAACTGGGAGGTAACGTGGGGCACTGGGGGGGTAACTGCTCATATTGGGGGGCACAGGGGATACTGGGAGTATGGGGGGGGGCACTGGAGGTGGATACTGGGAGCAAGGGGGGAGGATTGGGGGGATAGGGTAACTGGGAACACTGTGGGGGCACTGTGGGCTCACTGGCAACTCTGGGGATACTGGGAGTACTGGGGGAAGCACTGGGGGGGGGTGTAGGACCAGGGGTAACTGGGAGCACTGAGTGGGGTATGATGGGAGGGTAATGGAACACTGGGGGGCGGTCAGTAGGACTAAAGGtaactgggagcactgggggtggggtgggatgcgggtaactgggagcactgggtggggtgggatggggggtaactgggagcactgggggatTGGACCAGGGAtaactgggagcactgggggatTAGAGGGTAGGACCAGGGGtaactgggagcactggggagcTGGGATGTAGGtaactgggagcactggggggtTCTGGGGTAGGACCAGGAGtaactgggagcactggggacaccagcctgtgtgtcccccccccccagctccgaCCCACCCTGAAGCCGCCTCCCGCCAGgacccccccggcagccccctgagcccagccccctcccccccccggtTCCCCCCCGGGGGGCAAATAAAGGTGCtgctgccccgcccccccgggtCCTGCTTTGGGGGCAcccccgggggctgggggcccccGCCGATATTTTGGGGTGAATTCGAGGGGGTTTGGGGCCCCGCTGTCCCACAGCGTCTCTATTTCTCTGTACAGGGTATAAACagcgaggggggggggcagggcagggacccccccaaaCCATCCGGGATCCGGCCGTACCGGGGTCCCCCCGTGGCTGGGATCCGTTGtaggggggaggggaggggggatcCAGGATCCAGCTGCTGTCCGGGATCGCACCGTGCCCACGTCACGAGGTGCGGGatccagctggggctggggtgggggcaggatCCGGCCATGTCCTTGGTGGGGGTCTCAGGGTTGGGGGGGTCCCAACGTGTCCAGGGGATCACTGTGTCCAGGATCCAGTTGCTGGCAGGATCCAGCTGGGCCTGGGATCCGGCCTTGGGCTGCGTCCTGCGGGGTCCCATCGCATCCCAGGGGCTGGCTGTGTGCAGGATCTGGCCGCTCGGGGATCCAGTGGTACCCTGGGATCCCCCCGTTCAGAGGTCTGCTGGTGCCTCAGGATCCCTCTGTGCAGGATCTGGCTGCTCCAGGATCCAGCAGTGCTCCAGGATCCCTCTGTTCAGGGATCCAGCGGTGCCCCAGGATCCCTCTGTGCGCAGGATCCAGCCGCTTGCGGATCCAGTGGTGCCCCGGGATCCCTCTGTGCGCAGGATCCAGCCCCTTGGGGATCCAGTGGTGCCCCGGGATCCCTCTGTGCACAATATCCAGCCACTTGGAGATCCACTGGTGCCCCGGGATCCCTCTGTGCACAATATCCAGCCGCTTGGGGATCCACTGGTGCCCCGGGATCCCTCGGTGCGCAGGATCCAGCCACTTGGAGATCCACTGGTGCCCCGGGATCCCTCTGTGCACAATATCCAGCCGCTTGGAGATCCACTGGTGCCCCGGGATCCCTCTGTGCACAATATCCAGCTGCTTGGGGATCCACTGGTGCCCCGGGATCCCTCTGTGCACAATATCCAGCTGCTTGGGGATCCACTGGTGCCCCGGGATCCCTCTGTGCACGTTGGCtcggggcagccccaggcccaagacctgccccccgcccccccccccccccccagtgggATCCTGCCCTGGGATGCTGGGGCACCCATaggtgtccctgtgtcccccagtgtcccctgggtgctgtgggtgtcCCCTGGGGtccccctgggctggcaggtCCCCCCCAAGTCGGGGTCCCTGGGTGCCCCCTCGGACtcgctgtccctgctgcccccccacGTCCCCATTGTCCCCGTGGGTCAGGGTGccccctggggctggctggtcGCTGCCGTCCCCCATTGTCCCCGATGTCCCCGTGGGTCACGGTGCCGTGGGTGCCCCCTCAGTCTCGCTGTCGCTGCTGTCCCCCATGTCCCCGAGGTCCCCGAGGTCCCCGATGTCCCCGTGGGTCAGGGCGAAGGGTGGCAGCTCCTCGTCCGAGGACCCCAGCGAGTCCTCGTCCCCCAGgcgtgtccccagccccaccgcccCGAAGGCCAGCGGCCCCCGCAGCAGCCGGATCTGCGGGGACAGGGGACAAGGGGGCAGGGGACAAGGGGGCAGGGGACAAGGGACGTGGGAACACGatgggggatggggacaggggacgaGGGACAGCATGGGGACACGATGGGTGATGGGACAAGAGGATGGGGACACGAGGGGGGACAGGAGATAagggggcagggatggggtcAAGGTGACAGGGAcaaggggatggggacagggacagggggaCAAGGGACAAAGGGCCAGGGGAGGGGCCAAGGGACAGcagagaaggggaggggggaggagagaggggagacACTGTCACCAGCTGTCCCCTGCCACGCGGCGCGGGGACATCGCCGATGGCACCGCGGGGACCTCGCGGGTGGTGCCAGcaaccccacccccaccgccccccggGCGCTGTCCCCAGCGTGTCCGGCCTTGGGGACATTGGGGACACGGCCCGGGGTGACCTGGGGAGGGCACAGGGGTCATGCCCCGCGGAAGGGTCCTgggcccccagcacccccgggCGCAGGATGCgggcccccagcacccctgggcgCAGGATGCgggtccccagcacccccgggCGCGGGATGCgggcccccagcacccctgggcgCGGGATGTgggcccccagcacccccgggCGCGGGATGCgggtgccccagcacccccgggCGCAGGATGCgggcccccagcacccccgggCGCAGGATGCGGGCCCCCAGCACCCTTGGGCGCAGGATGCgggtgccccagcacccccgggCGCAGGATGCgggcccccagcacccccgggCGCAGGATGCgggcccccagcacccccgggCGCAGGATGCGGGCCCCCAGCACCCTTGGGCGCAGGATGCGggtgccccagcacccctgggcgCAGGATGCgggtgccccagcacccccgggCGCAGGATGCgggtgccccagcacccccgggTGTAGGATGCgggtgccccagcacccccgggTGCAGGATGCgggcccccagcacccctgggtgcctTACCTCGGCCTTGAGCTCGTCGATGTGGTCCTTGAGCTGGCGGATGTACTGGGCGGCGTCGGAGTGGTTGAGCTGCCCCTGGATcatcccctcctccctctgcgGGGGCGCGCGGGTCAGCGGGTGCCTGTCCCCACCCCCTGTCCCCAAGTCCCCCTGTCACCCCCTCACCCCACGCCCCGGTCCCATCCCCTCCTCGTTGTCCCCTCCCCCGCTCACCTGGATCTCCAGCTCGGCCACGCGCTGTCGCATCTCGGCCAGGGCCGCCATGCTGTCGGCCTCGCGCAGCCGCACCGCCATCACCTCCTCCTTGCTCTGGGGACAGCCGTGTCACCCGGGtcaccccccctcacccccgGGTCACCCCCCCGGTCAgccagctccccacccccaggGGAGGTTCCAGCCCCACCTTTGTCCCCAGGGCCAAGGGAAGGGCAGTGGAAGGGACCCTGGGGGGGACTCTGGGGGAGGGGACGTGGGGACAACGTGGGAGGGGACATTGGGACCCCATGGGAGGGGACAGGAGAACACTGGGACCCCATAGGAGGGGTCATGGGGACATCATGGGAGGGGAGATGGGGACACaatgggaggggacacaggaggGGACATAAGGTCCCAGTTGAAGGGGACATCGGGACACCATGGGAGGGGACACTGGGACCCCACGGAGGGGACCCTGAGACCCCATGGGATGGGGATATGGGGACACTatgggaggggacagagggacCCCACAGGAGGGGACACTGGGACCCCATGGGAGGGGACATAAGGTCCCCACTGGAGGGGACATGGAGACACCACAGGAGGGGACACGGGGACATCATGGGAGGGGACATAAGGTCTCCACtggaggggacatggggacatcatgggaggggacatggggaccCTGTGGGAGGGGACACTGGGCCACCATGGGAGGGGAGATGGGGACACTATGGGAGGGGACACTGGGACCCCATGAGAGGGGACACTAGAATCCCACTGGAGGGGTCATGGGGACATCACACGAGGTGACATAAGGTCCTCACaggaggggacatggggacaccacaggaggggacacagggacatcATGGGAGGGGACACTGGGACCCCATGGGAGGGGTCATGGGGACATCATGGGAGGTGAGATAAGGTCCCCACAGGAGGGGACACGGGGACCCCCCGGgagggctgtgggtgccccggGTGGTGCCGTGGGTGTCCCCGCCGTGTCCCCGCCGTGTCCCCCATGTCCCACCTTGCACTGGGCCTCGGCGTGTTTGCGGTGGCTCTCGCTGAGCTGCGCCTGCAGCCCCTTGCTCtgcgccgccgccagccgcagctgctcccgcagccccgcgcACGTCTGCTCCGCGCGGCCCAGCACCGTGCGCTGGATctggccctggggggggggacacggggggggaCAAGGCTGTCACCACCCCAGCCCCGGTCcttgtccccctgtccccatgtccccccatccccccgcAGATGGCTCCCGCAGCCTCACATACATCTGCTCCGCGCGGCCCAGCACCGTGCGCTGGATCTGGCCCTGGGGGGGGACAGCggggccagcccagcacccccggTTCAGCACCCAGgaccctccagccccagcacccccagctcagcacccaggaCCCCTGTACCTCCCAGttccacccccagcccccagccaggaTGCGGCCCGTGCTCCCACCTgtgtctccagctgcagcacccccagctcagcaccccagggcccagcacccccagctcagcacccaggCCCCCCCAGTTCAGGTccccctggccccagcacccccagtttgaccccccagcccccgggccAGGATGTGGCCCGCGCTCTGACCTGcgtctccagctgcagcacccgCTGCCGCAGCGCCCGCAGCTCGGCCTGGGCCTGGGCCTCCCGCAGCCGCGCGGCCACCACGGCCTCTTGCAGCGCGTTGGCGTTGTTCCGCCGCGGGGACTCCTTCCAGCGCCCGCCTGCCCGGCCCGC is part of the Falco naumanni isolate bFalNau1 chromosome 13, bFalNau1.pat, whole genome shotgun sequence genome and harbors:
- the LOC121096967 gene encoding collagen alpha-1(IV) chain-like produces the protein MGDGSDQPAPGGTLTHGDNGDVGGQQGQRVRGGTQGPRLGGDLPAQGDPRGHPQHPGDTGGHRDTYGCPSIPGQDPTGGGGGGGGQVLGLGLPRANVHRGIPGHQWIPKQLDIVHRGIPGHQWIPKQLDIVHRGIPGHQWISKRLDIVHRGIPGHQWISKWLDPAHRGIPGHQWIPKRLDIVHRGIPGHQWISKWLDIVHRGIPGHHWIPKGLDPAHRGIPGHRWIPEQRDPGALLDPGAARSCTEGS